A single window of Fischerella sp. PCC 9605 DNA harbors:
- a CDS encoding tetratricopeptide repeat protein — MPKRIGLISLVVVCSLWSMPKAADAQALVPHTLQLDTAKLERQGLSLAQEAAQLAQFQQYEMAMPRARLASQLAPKSDKVWFLLGGLYLQTKEIDSAIAALKKAQSLNPKNGDVLFALGSANFQQKKYQVAASYFQEGLKLKPNNPEGLFDLGNAYYMLGRFPDAIAQYNQAVTQDKKFWPAINNIGLIKYEQGDVPGAIQQWQAAIAIDKQAAEPLLALAVALYNKGDRQQGLAMGETAIRIDDRYADLEFLKENLWGDRLLADTKKFLELPRIQAALQQRGESTLSPMPQPTQ, encoded by the coding sequence GTGCCTAAACGAATTGGTTTGATTTCTCTTGTTGTTGTCTGTAGTTTGTGGAGTATGCCCAAAGCTGCTGATGCACAGGCATTGGTACCCCATACATTGCAACTGGATACAGCCAAGTTGGAGCGACAGGGGTTGAGTCTGGCACAAGAAGCAGCGCAACTAGCGCAGTTTCAACAGTATGAAATGGCTATGCCTAGAGCGAGACTGGCATCTCAATTAGCTCCCAAAAGTGATAAAGTTTGGTTTCTTTTAGGCGGCTTGTATCTGCAAACCAAGGAAATAGATTCTGCGATCGCTGCTCTGAAAAAAGCACAATCTCTTAATCCCAAAAATGGCGATGTTCTGTTTGCTTTAGGTTCGGCTAACTTCCAACAGAAGAAGTATCAAGTTGCTGCTAGTTATTTCCAAGAGGGTTTAAAGTTAAAACCTAATAACCCAGAAGGTTTGTTTGATTTGGGCAACGCTTACTATATGCTGGGTCGATTCCCAGATGCGATCGCCCAGTACAATCAAGCGGTTACTCAAGACAAGAAATTTTGGCCTGCAATTAACAACATTGGTTTAATCAAGTACGAACAGGGTGATGTCCCAGGGGCTATTCAGCAATGGCAAGCCGCTATCGCGATTGACAAGCAAGCCGCAGAACCTTTATTGGCTCTAGCAGTGGCACTATATAATAAGGGCGATCGCCAACAAGGTTTGGCAATGGGCGAAACCGCAATTCGCATTGATGACCGCTATGCCGATCTAGAATTCCTCAAAGAAAATCTCTGGGGCGATCGCTTACTTGCCGATACCAAAAAATTCCTAGAATTGCCCCGCATTCAAGCAGCACTACAGCAAAGAGGGGAAAGTACACTATCCCCTATGCCACAGCCGACTCAGTAA